One part of the Podarcis muralis chromosome 3, rPodMur119.hap1.1, whole genome shotgun sequence genome encodes these proteins:
- the WASF1 gene encoding actin-binding protein WASF1 isoform X2 gives MPLVKRNIDPRYLCHTALPRGIKNELECVTNISLANIIRQLSSLSKYAEDIFGELFNEAHSFSFRVNSLQERVDRLSISVTQLDPKEEELSLQDITMRKAFRSSTTQDQQLFDRKSLPIPLQETYDTCEQPPPLNILTPYRDDGKEGLKFYTNPSYFFDLWKEKMLQDTEDKRKEKRKQKQKNLDRPHEPEKVPRAPHDRRREWQKLALGPELAEDDASLLHKHIEIANGPASHFETRPQAYVEHMDGPYSLSALPYSQMTELLSRAEERVLVRPHEPPPPPPMHGAGDVKPIPPCVSSTTGLTENRPQSPATGRTPVFVSPTPPPPPPPLPSALSTSSLRSAMTSTPPPPVPPPPPPPTAVLQAPAVPPPPAPLQIAPGVLHPAPPPIAPPLAQPSPPVTRAAQVCEAIPVPQGEMQGLPPPPPPPPLPPPGIRPSSPVTALSHTPTSVAPGAHVPIMPPSPPSQVTPAPEPKRHPSTLPVISDARSVLLEAIRKGIQLRKVEEQREQEAKHERVENDVATILSRRIAVEYSDSEDDSEFDEVDWLE, from the exons ATGCCACTGGTAAAAAGAAACATAGACCCTAGGTATCTTTGCCATACAGCACTACCACGAGGCATCAAGAATGAACTGGAATGTGTTACAAATATTTCCTTGGCAAATATCATCAGACAACTAAGCAGTTTAA GTAAATATGCAGAAGATATATTTGGTGAGCTTTTCAATGAGGCACACAGTTTTTCTTTCCGAGTGAACTCTTTGCAAGAACGTGTGGACCGTTTATCTATCAGTGTTACACAGCTTGatccaaaagaagaagaac TTTCACTGCAAGATATAACAATGAGAAAAGCTTTCCGAAGTTCCACAACTCAAGATCAGCAGCTTTTTGACCGCAagagtctgcccattcctttgcaAGAGACTTATGACACATGTGAACAGCCTCCTCCACTCAACATACTTACCCCTTACAG aGATGATGGAAAAGAGGGTTTGAAGTTTTACACCAATCCTTCCTATTTCTTTGATCTATGGAAAGAAAAGATGTTACAAGACACAGaagacaaaagaaaggaaaaaagaaagcaaaag CAGAAGAATCTAGATCGTCCTCATGAACCGGAAAAAGTGCCGCGGGCTCCTCATGACAGGCGCAGAGAGTGGCAGAAGTTAGCCCTGGGTCCAGAGCTTGCTGAAGATGACGCCAGTCTCTTACATAAGCACATTGAAATTGCTAATGGCCCGGCGTCACATTTTGAGACgag ACCTCAGGCATATGTGGAACACATGGATGGACCCTATTCTCTTTCTGCATTGCCATACAGCCAGATGACTGAATTGCTGAGTAGAGCAGAGGAACGTGTCTTAGTCAGGCCACATGagccacccccacctccaccaaTGCATGGAGCAGGAGATGTGAAACCCATTCCACCCTGTGTCAG CTCTACCACAGGTTTGACTGAAAATCGTCCTCAGTCACCTGCTACTGGCAGAACACCAGTGTTTGTGAGTCctactcctcctccacctccaccacCCCTTCCATCCGCCTTGTCAACTTCTTCATTAAGATCTGCAATGACTTCCACTCCACCACCTCCAGTGCCGCCGCCTCCACCCCCTCCAACAGCTGTTTTGCAAGCTCCAGCTGTGCCTCCGCCCCCAGCTCCTCTCCAGATTGCTCCTGGAGTGCTTCACCCTGCTCCTCCTCCAATTGCACCTCCTTTGGCACAACCCTCTCCTCCCGTCACCAGAGCGGCCCAAGTCTGTGAAGCCATTCCAGTTCCACAGGGCGAAATGCAAGgacttcctccacctcctcctcctcctccattgccaCCTCCTGGCATCCGACCCTCATCACCTGTTACAGCACTCTCCCACACTCCCACATCTGTTGCCCCTGGGGCTCACGTTCCAATAATGCCTCCATCACCACCTTCACAAGTCACTCCTGCTCCTGAACCCAAGCGTCACCCATCAACACTACCTGTCATCAGCGATGCCAGAAGTGTCCTTCTGGAAGCAATACGAAAAG
- the WASF1 gene encoding actin-binding protein WASF1 isoform X1: MKILNYTCLKFVDIGCSCAGVLCHRYLRMPLVKRNIDPRYLCHTALPRGIKNELECVTNISLANIIRQLSSLSKYAEDIFGELFNEAHSFSFRVNSLQERVDRLSISVTQLDPKEEELSLQDITMRKAFRSSTTQDQQLFDRKSLPIPLQETYDTCEQPPPLNILTPYRDDGKEGLKFYTNPSYFFDLWKEKMLQDTEDKRKEKRKQKQKNLDRPHEPEKVPRAPHDRRREWQKLALGPELAEDDASLLHKHIEIANGPASHFETRPQAYVEHMDGPYSLSALPYSQMTELLSRAEERVLVRPHEPPPPPPMHGAGDVKPIPPCVSSTTGLTENRPQSPATGRTPVFVSPTPPPPPPPLPSALSTSSLRSAMTSTPPPPVPPPPPPPTAVLQAPAVPPPPAPLQIAPGVLHPAPPPIAPPLAQPSPPVTRAAQVCEAIPVPQGEMQGLPPPPPPPPLPPPGIRPSSPVTALSHTPTSVAPGAHVPIMPPSPPSQVTPAPEPKRHPSTLPVISDARSVLLEAIRKGIQLRKVEEQREQEAKHERVENDVATILSRRIAVEYSDSEDDSEFDEVDWLE, translated from the exons ATGAAAATTTTGAATTACACATGTCTGAAATTTGTGGACATTGGCTGCAGCTGTGCAG GTGTGCTGTGTCATCGATATCTCAGGATGCCACTGGTAAAAAGAAACATAGACCCTAGGTATCTTTGCCATACAGCACTACCACGAGGCATCAAGAATGAACTGGAATGTGTTACAAATATTTCCTTGGCAAATATCATCAGACAACTAAGCAGTTTAA GTAAATATGCAGAAGATATATTTGGTGAGCTTTTCAATGAGGCACACAGTTTTTCTTTCCGAGTGAACTCTTTGCAAGAACGTGTGGACCGTTTATCTATCAGTGTTACACAGCTTGatccaaaagaagaagaac TTTCACTGCAAGATATAACAATGAGAAAAGCTTTCCGAAGTTCCACAACTCAAGATCAGCAGCTTTTTGACCGCAagagtctgcccattcctttgcaAGAGACTTATGACACATGTGAACAGCCTCCTCCACTCAACATACTTACCCCTTACAG aGATGATGGAAAAGAGGGTTTGAAGTTTTACACCAATCCTTCCTATTTCTTTGATCTATGGAAAGAAAAGATGTTACAAGACACAGaagacaaaagaaaggaaaaaagaaagcaaaag CAGAAGAATCTAGATCGTCCTCATGAACCGGAAAAAGTGCCGCGGGCTCCTCATGACAGGCGCAGAGAGTGGCAGAAGTTAGCCCTGGGTCCAGAGCTTGCTGAAGATGACGCCAGTCTCTTACATAAGCACATTGAAATTGCTAATGGCCCGGCGTCACATTTTGAGACgag ACCTCAGGCATATGTGGAACACATGGATGGACCCTATTCTCTTTCTGCATTGCCATACAGCCAGATGACTGAATTGCTGAGTAGAGCAGAGGAACGTGTCTTAGTCAGGCCACATGagccacccccacctccaccaaTGCATGGAGCAGGAGATGTGAAACCCATTCCACCCTGTGTCAG CTCTACCACAGGTTTGACTGAAAATCGTCCTCAGTCACCTGCTACTGGCAGAACACCAGTGTTTGTGAGTCctactcctcctccacctccaccacCCCTTCCATCCGCCTTGTCAACTTCTTCATTAAGATCTGCAATGACTTCCACTCCACCACCTCCAGTGCCGCCGCCTCCACCCCCTCCAACAGCTGTTTTGCAAGCTCCAGCTGTGCCTCCGCCCCCAGCTCCTCTCCAGATTGCTCCTGGAGTGCTTCACCCTGCTCCTCCTCCAATTGCACCTCCTTTGGCACAACCCTCTCCTCCCGTCACCAGAGCGGCCCAAGTCTGTGAAGCCATTCCAGTTCCACAGGGCGAAATGCAAGgacttcctccacctcctcctcctcctccattgccaCCTCCTGGCATCCGACCCTCATCACCTGTTACAGCACTCTCCCACACTCCCACATCTGTTGCCCCTGGGGCTCACGTTCCAATAATGCCTCCATCACCACCTTCACAAGTCACTCCTGCTCCTGAACCCAAGCGTCACCCATCAACACTACCTGTCATCAGCGATGCCAGAAGTGTCCTTCTGGAAGCAATACGAAAAG